The DNA sequence GGCCTAGGCGGCGACGCCAAGCAGGTCTCCAATTGGCTCCAAGGTGAAGTGGCCCAATTCCTCAATAGCGAAGCTAAGACCATTGAGCACATTAATCTGACACCAGAAAATCTGGTAGAAATGCTGGGCTTGATTGAAGATAGCACTATTTCTTCCAAGATTGCCAAGAAGGTCTTTGTCCACCTGGCTAAAAATGGTGGTGGAGCCCGTGACTATGTGGAAAAGGCTGGTCTGGTACAGATTTCTGACCCTGAGATCCTGATTCCCATTATCCATCAGGTCTTTGCGGATAATGAAGCAGCGGTTGCTGACTTTAAGTCTGGTAAACGTAACGCCGACAAGGCCTTCACCGGTTTCCTCATGAAGGCTACCAAGGGACAGGCTAACCCGCAAGTCGCCCTCAAACTCTTGGCTCAAGAACTGGCTAAGTTGAAGGAAGAGTAGGGGAAATAATAGAAAATAAATAGGGATCCAGTTAAGTAGAACTGGGTCCTTTTTATGCGCAAAAGACTTTCTTATTTTTTTAAATGGCGTAAAATGGTAAGAGCTTGGCGGAAATTGTTATGGGATTGTGTCGGTCTATCTTTTAAAATAGAACCATCATTAAAAGAAAAGAGAGAGAAATATGTCTAAAGCAAAAAAAGTTATTTTAATTACGGGAGCTTCATCAGGAATGGGGAAAATAACGGCTCAGGATTTAATCAAGGCGGGTCATACCGTCTACTGTGTCGCTCGTAGCCTTGATAAGATGAAGGACTTGGCCCAACTAGGCGGTCATGTTCTGAAAATGGATGTCACCAGCGAAGGGGACATTGAAGAGGTTGTCAAGAGGATTATTGACGAGCAAGGGCGGATTGACGTCCTTTGGAACAATGCAGGCTATGGTCTCTGTGGTCCAGTTGAGGAGATGCCCATGGAAAGAGTGCAGATGCAGTTCGAGGTCAATGTCTATGGTGTGGCCCGTTTGACCCAAAAGGTCCTACCCTTCATGCGTCAACAAAGAGATGGCCTCATTATTAATACCTCATCTATGGGTGGGAAAATCTATTCACCACTAGGAGCATGGTACCATGCCACTAAACATG is a window from the Streptococcus criceti HS-6 genome containing:
- a CDS encoding oxidoreductase; protein product: MSKAKKVILITGASSGMGKITAQDLIKAGHTVYCVARSLDKMKDLAQLGGHVLKMDVTSEGDIEEVVKRIIDEQGRIDVLWNNAGYGLCGPVEEMPMERVQMQFEVNVYGVARLTQKVLPFMRQQRDGLIINTSSMGGKIYSPLGAWYHATKHAIEGYSDCLRLELKVFNIKVVLLEPGIINTDFYQGVRDNFSFESQNGPHKEVANAYIKSMDNPPVAGSNPAVISKIVQKIINARKPKPRYLVGQGAHLLVGIRRILGDRIYDRMMLSQMK